The Lepidochelys kempii isolate rLepKem1 chromosome 25, rLepKem1.hap2, whole genome shotgun sequence genome contains a region encoding:
- the FCHO1 gene encoding F-BAR domain only protein 1 isoform X4: protein MAKLAKMATNGTQLGTFAPLWEVFRVSSDKLALCHLELVKKLHDLLKEIARYGEEQGKAHKKSKEEVSGTLEAIQLLQGVAQLVPKSKENYHSKCLEAERLRREGTNQKEIDKAERKSKKAAEALRHAVEKYNMARADFEQRMLDSAVRFQELEETHLHHMKGLISSYSHSVEDTHVQIGQVHEEFKQNVENIGIEMLLQRFAESKGTGRERPGVLDFDECRMVPAQEGPKRSLSKAFRIPGLSRRDRERDTVESPDADLTCPDVDEEGFTVRPDINQSSSGGTHGCSSSDSDYEDEDEPRKFYVRIKPLQPCDTAGSSQAAVEQLKATVGNLPLPPSTGGTVKRQSCRHLPVATTITVDVGSVRALGTGDESGKLQPPHPAVWTPSCAGKPWPDVAPSAALFGPPLESAFEAEDFPASRACGLGSSPSPFSSSSPENVEDSGLDSPSHPPTGPSPDSRPWTPQSPLTRRPAKGSPRLQEERGALPPTTAALEEQSAWLPPPASPTGWPRDTPCFAAFGSEPSGENSGAGSQHDSRCPSAMAPSPDPSGDPQASVARPPSPVLDQALQPCKHGACPPSNTSSSPVPPSCREPSGPSPWTPQGPSPRLTDSSTPAIPELRAEPDPPPAPAPPSAAPKVAPPRRSRTKRPSKGQAACSHGDLSRSLSPSPLWNSGPSHSAPPSLGERSFFTVSQPALGLSRGPSPVVLGSQDALPVATAFTEYIHAYFKGQDPNSCLVKITGELTMSFPAGIVHVFSGSPAPPVLSFRLLNTALVEQFLPSAELLYSDPSQSDPSTKDFWLNMPALTGHLQKQAEQAPAASYYNVALLKYQFSKLGPSAAPLQLAVRWDCTTAATQVSVEYGYNAGAMAAPRPLANVQVLLPVEEPVANVRLQPAASWNLEEKRLLWRLLDVPGAPDRGGRGHLSACWEPLYGPSKPSPVAAQFTSEGSTLSGVEVELAGSGYRMSLVKKRFATGIYLAGS from the exons ATGGCCAAGTTGGCCAAGATGGCCACCAATGGCACGCAGCTCGG GACTTTTGCGCCGCTCTGGGAGGTGTTCCGGGTCTCCTCCGACAAGCTGGCACTCTGCCACCTGGAGCTGGTGAAGAAGCTGCACGACCTGCTCAAGGAGATCGCCCGCTACGGGGAGGAGCAGGGCAAGGCGCACAAGAAG TCCAAGGAGGAGGTGTCGGGGACCCTGGAGGCCATCCAGCTGCTGCAGGGTGTCGCCCAGCTGGTGCCCAAGTCCAAGGAGAATTATCACAGCAAGTGCTTGGAGGCCGAGCGCCTGCGCCGGGAGGGAACCAACCAGAAGGAGATTGACAAG gCCGAGCGGAAGTCGAAGAAGGCGGCTGAGGCCCTGCGCCACGCAGTGGAGAAGTACAACATGGCCCGGGCAGACTTTGAGCAGAGGATGCTGGACTCGGCCGTG CGGttccaggagctggaggagacccACCTGCACCACATGAAGGGGCTGATCAGCTCCTACTCGCACTCCGTGGAGGACACGCATGTGCAGATCGGACAG gtgCACGAGGAATTCAAGCAGAACGTGGAGAACATCGGCATCGAGATGCTGCTGCAGAGATTCGCCGAGAGCAAGGGCACCGGGCGTGAGAGGCCGG GGGTGCTGGATTTCGACGAGTGCAGAATGGTCCCAGCACAGGAAG GGCCCAAGAGGAGCCTCAGCAAAGCCTTCCGCATCCCCGGGCTGAGCCGGAGAGACCGAGAGCGAGACACTGT gGAGTCCCCAGACGCTGACTTG ACCTGCCCGGATGTGGACGAGGAGGGATTCACTGTACGGCCTGACATCAACCAGAGCA GCTCGGGCGGGACCCACGGCTGCTCGTCCAGCGACTCGGACTACGAGGACGAGGACGAGCCCCGCAAGTTCTACGTCCGCATCAAGCCCCTGCAACCCTGCGACACCGCCGGCAGCAGCCAGGCCGCTGTGGAGCAGCTCAAGGCGACAGTGGggaacctccccctgccccccagcaccggG GGCACGGTGAAGAGACAGTCTTGCA GGCACTTACCAGTAGCGACGACCATCACGGTGGATGTGGGCTCTGTCAGGGCCCTGGGTACAG GTGACGAGTCTGGGAAGCTGCAGCCCCCACACCCTGCCGTATGGACTCCCAG CTGCGCAGGGAAGCCCTGGCCGGATGTAGCCCCTTCTGCAGCCCTGTTCGGGCCCCCGCTGGAGTCGGCCTTCGAAGCGGAGGATTTCCCAG CCTCCCGAGCCTGcggcctgggctccagcccgtctcccttctcctcctcgtCTCCAGAGAACGTGGAAGACTCGGGGCTGGACTCCCCCTCGCATCCCCCCACGGGCCCCTCGCCAGACTCCAGACCCTGGacgccccagagccccctcaccaGACGGCCTGCCAAGGGCTCCCCGAGGCTCCAGGAGGAGCGGGGCGCCCTGCCCCCCACGACGGCCGCCTTGGAGGAGCAGAGCGCCTGGCTGCCCCCGCCCGCCAGCCCCACGGGGTGGCCCCGGGACACCCCCTGCTTTGCCGCCTTCGGCTCCGAGCCCAGCGGGGAGAACTCAGGGGCGGGGTCTCAGCACGATTCCCGCTGCCCCAGTGCCATGGCCCCTTCGCCCGACCCCTCCGGGGACCCCCAGGCCTCGGTGGCCAGGCCTCCCAGTCCTGTCTTGGACCAGGCCCTGCAGCCCTGCAAGCATGGGGCCTGCCCCCCCTCCAACACCTCGTCCTCTCCGGTGCCCcccagctgcagggagccctCCGGCCCCTCCCCATGGACTCCCCAGGGGCCCAGTCCCAGGCTGACAGACAGCAGCACTCCGGCCATTCCTgagctccgggctgagcctg ATCCTCCCCCTGCGCCCGCCCCACCCAGCGCCGCCCCCAAGGTGGCCCCCCCGCGGCGCTCCAGGACGAAGAGGCCCTCGAAGGGGCAGGCCGCCTGCAGCCACGGTGACCTG TCCCGCTCCCTGAGCCCCTCTCCCCTGTGGAATTCGGGCCCTTCCCACTCGGCTCCGCCCAGCCTGGGTGAGCGCAGTTTCTTCACGGTCTCGCAGCCGGCTCTGG ggCTCTCCCGaggccccagccctgtggtgctGGGATCCCAGGATGCGCTTCCTGTGGCAACTGCCTTCACTGAGTACATCCATGCCTACTTCAAGGGCCAGGACCCCAACAG CTGTCTGGTGAAGATCACGGGCGAGCTCACCATGTCCTTCCCCGCCGGCATTGTCCACGTCTTCAGTGGGAGCCCAGCCCCGCCTGTCCTGAGCTTCCGCCTGCTCAACACGGCGCTCGTCGAGCAGTTTCTGCCCAGTGCTGAGCTGCTGTACAG TGACCCGTCCCAGAGCGACCCCAGCACCAAGGACTTCTGGCTCAACATGCCGGCGCTGACCGGGCACCTGCAGAAGCAGGCAGAGCAGGCCCCGGCCGCCTCCTACTACAACGTGGCCCTTCTCAAATACCAG TTCTCCAAGCTGGGCCCGAGCGCGGCCCCCCTGCAGCTGGCCGTGCGCTGGGACTGCACCACGGCCGCCACCCAGGTCAGCGTGGAGTACGGGTACAATGCCGGTGCCATGGCCGCGCCCAGGCCCCTCGCCAACGTCCAGGTGCTACTGCCCGTGGAGGAGCCGGTCGCCAACGTGCGGCTGCAGCCTGCGGCCAGCTG GAACCTGGAGGAGAAGCGTCTGTTGTGGAGGCTGCTGGATGTTCCTGGGGCCCCGGATCGTGGCG GCCGCGGCCACCTCTCCGCCTGCTGGGAGCCCCTCTACGGCCCCAGCAAACCCAGCCCCGTGGCGGCCCAGTTCACCAGCGAGGGCAGCACCCTGTCGGGCGTGGAGGTGGAGCTGGCGGGCAGCGGGTACAGGATGTCGCTGGTGAAGAAGAGATTCGCCACAG GCATTTATCTGGCTGGCTCCTGA